In Pseudoalteromonas nigrifaciens, the sequence CTCAAGGTTTTAGCAGTTTACTCATTGCCTTTGTAAGTTTTTTTGTACTACAAGGTATGTTTGCTTTTGATAGTAAAATACGTGAATACCACTTTGCCAAAGCTAACCAAGGCGCATCGCTACAAAGTAACTTTGGCCTTGAAAATACCTCTATTGGTATTCGTTACGCGGGTAAATCAATTGGTTTATCGCTGGCCGCGTATGCTGGTTTGTCCAGCGCAGCGTTTCAAAATGGTAAGATGGTCGAAAATTTATTTACACTCGTGATGCATTGCGGTGTAATGTGGGTGCTACTTTACAGTTTAACTTATGTAATAAAAAAGATTTCGTTACCAAATATCGATACTTCGCTGGAAATTGATCATCAAGATAATATTGGTATTGCTTGTATCGAATTTGCGGTTTTTTGTGCTGTAGGTTATTTGCTTATTAGTATGTTTTCAATTTAACACCAAGCTGATTAAATATAATATTTAATCAGCTTGTGAACACTTTGCTTAAGTGTAATGGGGCCTTATGCTATTTGATGTAACCAATTATCTGTTAGTTGATATAGATAATGAGTTTAGCAGAGCATTTGCTGAGTACTCTTTTAATCATGCTCAGAGCCAATCACCCAGCGGGTTAATAGCAGCTGGTAGCCACACCCGGCAGTTAGTAAAAATGATGTTTGATGAACTTATAAAAGATTACTGCTATTGCGACTTTGAAAATGAAATTAGTGTATCAGAGCTCGCTACCTACTTGCATGATCATCATAAAATTAAAGGCGTATTATTTAACCGTGTTGATTACTTACTTGGCGATGATAAACAGCGCTTTATTTATAACTCACTACACAAAAGTCGCTTTTTAGTTAGCCAAGACGAAAATGGCTTTTCGTTTAGCCCAGTAACAGACCCAGGGCATTCAAATCACTTATCGTGCCATACCGATATAGCACAAGCGTCACTAAACCTAATAGAGACTGATGAGCAATTTAATAAAAATAAATAATTGCACCTAGCTCACAGCTTACTTACCATAGCGGCATATAACTTTTATGCACTAACCAATAAGTGACACCACATGCGAGTTCCTCATATTTATCAGGCATCGAGTATTGCCTTAAACACTCCCGTTACATTAGATGACGACGCTGCAGGGCATATTGGCCGAGTATTGCGAATGAAAGTAGGCGAGCACGTGTCTATTTTTAATGGTGAAGGCGGTGAATACCTTAGTGAAATTATTGAGGTGACTAAAAAAAATGTCGTGGTTATGCCACAACAGCTAAATACTCATGATGTAGAGTCGCCCTTAAAAATTCACTTAGGCCAATGCGTATCGCGTGGCGATAAAATGGATTTTACCATTCAAAAATCGGTGGAACTGGGTATTACCGAAATCACCCCTATTTTTAGTCAGCGTTGCGGCGTTAAATTGATGGGCGATCGACTTGATAAAAAACACCAACAATGGCAAAAAATAGCCATAGCCGCCGCAGAGCAATCTGGGCGTAATTTTGTACCTGTTGTTCATCCGCCGGTAGATCTAAAGCAATGGCTTGCACAGCAAAGTGCAGCAATTAAGCTCACTTTGCATCCACGTGCCGAGCACAGTATCAAAACAATTACCGTCCCAAAAGATGGCGTACGCTTTTTAGTTGGCCCTGAAGGCGGCTTTACTGATGAGGAAATGGCGCAAACAAAGCAACAAAACTTTGTAGATATTCGCTTAGGCCCGCGCGTATTACGCACCGAAACAGCAGCATTAACTGTTTTAAGTGCATTACAGCTGCAGTTTGGCGACTTAGCTAATTGAAATAACTAAAAGTACCCACATATATATATTAATATTCATATTAAGGCACAGCGCATGGCAATTAAGTTAGGCATTATTTCAGATCCTATTAGCGGATTTAATATTAAAAAAGACACTGGTTTTGCAATGATGATGCAAGCGCAAGCACGTGGCTATGAAATTTACTATATGGAAATGGATGATCTTTCACTACGCCAAGGTCAGGCATATGCTACAGCTGCAAAAGCACAGGTTTTTGACGATCCAAACAATTGGTACCAGCTTGAGCAAAAAACCACTATTGCACTTGGCGATTTAGACGTTATTTTAATGCGTAAAGATCCCCCTTTTGATACCGAATACATATACGCAACGTATATTTTAGAGCGTGCCGAACAAGCAGGTACACTCATAGTTAACAAGCCACAAAGCCTGCGCGACGCAAACGAAAAGCTGTTTACAGCTTGGTTTAGCGAACACACGCCCGACACTTTAGTAACGCGCAGCCAAAAGCAAATTCGTGAGTTTTTAGCGCAGCATAAAGACATTATTTTAAAACCGCTTGATGGCATGGGTGGCGCGTCGATTTTTAGAGTTAAAGCAGACGATGCTAACATTGGTGTAATTTGTGAAACATTAACCGAGCACGGCAGTCGCTTTGCCATGGTACAAAATTATGTTCCAGAGATCACTCAAGGCGATAAGCGCGTATTGGTTGTTGATGGCGAAGTAATTCCATATTGCTTGGCGCGTATTCCACAAAACGGAGAAACACGCGGTAACTTAGCCGTAGGTGGACGCGGCGAAGCACGTCCTTTAAGTGAATCCGATTTAAAAATTGCACAAGCTGTGGCACCAACACTTAAAGAAAAAGGCCTAATTTTTGTCGGCTTAGATATTATTGGCGACAAATTAACCGAAATTAACGTAACCGCACCAACCTGTGTTAAAGAAATTGAAGCGGCGTACGATATTTCAATTACGGGTATTTTATTTGACGCAATTGAAAAACGACTCGCTAAATAAGTTAGCGTTATTAAAAGCGCTTTCATATTGTAAGGTTTAAGGTATTCATTATTTTTAAATCGTATGAAAGTGCTTATTTTGTTTTAAAAACATGGGTATGTGCCATACTAAAAATTCATTAACTAAAAAGGGTGAAATCTATGCAGTCATTAGAAAATCATTTTTTAATCGCAATGCCGTCGATGCAAGACCCTTTTTTTAAACGTGCTGTTACCTATATTTGTGAGCACAATGAAGACGGGGCTATGGGCTTGGTAATCAACCAACCTATTAATATTACCGTAGGTGAGTTACTCGATAAAATAGAAATTGATAACGACAAAACTCAGCAAGCAGCGCAAGTTAGCGTATATGCTGGCGGGCCGGTTAAAACCGACCGTGGTTTTGTACTGCACTCTCCAAAGCATGGTTACTCTGCGAGCCAAACGCTCAGCAGTGATATCATGATCACCACCTCTAAAGATGTACTCGCTTCGTTAACCACAGCACAAGCACCTGAACAATTTATTATTACTTTGGGCTACTCTGGCTGGGAGCAAGGTCAATTAGAACAAGAGCTATTGGATAATAGCTGGCTGATAATTAAAGCTGATCCGAAAATTATTTTTGACACCCCCGTTGAAAAACGCTGGGAAAAAGCAGTTTCTATGCTGGGCTTTGATATAAGTCAACTCAGCCCTGAAGCTGGTCATGCTTAACAAGATAAACTTATGACAAAAAAAAACTTCAAGCCGCAAGGCCAGCGTACTGTAATGGGCTTTGACTTTGGCACCAAAAGTATTGGTATTGCTATAGGTCAAGAGCTCACTGGCAGCGCATCGAGCCTTAAAGCTGTAAAAGCACAAGATGGCATTCCTAATTGGGATGACATAGCAGTACAAGTAAACGAATGGCAGCCCGATTTAATGGTGGTAGGTTTACCGCTAAATATGGATGGCACCGCCCAAGAGGTAACTTTTAAAGCTAAAAAGTTTGCTAATCGATTACACAATCACTATGCCATACCGGTAGAAACACAAGATGAGCGCTTAACCACCGCCGATGCTAAAGCGCGCTTGTTTGAGCAAGGCGGTTATAAAAACTTAGGCAAAGGCAAAGTAGATAACATGTCTGCGGTGATTATTTTAGAGAGCTTTTTTGAAACAAGTTACGGTGAGTAAAAATATTAGGTGTTAGGCTTTGAATATCAGAGCTTTTAAGCTGATACCCAAAGCCTTCTCTTTAACTTAACTAATATTGCCTTTATCATCAAGGCCATCAATAGTGACCCCTTGTAAAAAGCCCGCCCCTTGCTGCTCATTGTTGCGCAGCTTTATCATTAAGCGCAAATCGTTCGCCGAATCTGCATGGTGCAATGCATCTGCATAATTGATTCGTTGCTGTTTATACAACTCAAATAAGGCCTGATCAAAGGTCTGCATGCCCATTTCTTTCGATTTAGCCATGGTTTCTTTTATACCGCCTATATCACCATTTTTAATTAGCTCTGCAACCATAGGTGAATTAAGCAATATTTCAATAGCAGCAACTCGACCTTGCCCGTCAGATGTGGGGATCAGCTGCTGGGCAATAATAGCGCGTAAATTTAATGCTAGATCGTACTTAAGCTTATCGTGCTTTTCTTTTGGCACTAAATGCATGATCCGATCTATCGCTTGGTTAGCGTTGTTTGCATGCAAGGTAGCCACACATAAATGCCCTGTTTCTGCAAAGCTTAATGCATACTCCATGGTTTCTTGTGAGCGTATTTCGCCTATTAATATTACGTCGGGTGCTTGGCGTAACGAGCTTTTAAGCGCTGACTCAAAACTTTCGGTATCTAGCCCTACTTCGCGTTGAGTAATAATACTTTTACGGTGTTCGTGTACAAACTCAATCGGGTCTTCAATGGTTAATATATGTCCGCGCTGATTACGGTTTCTATAGCCAATAAGTGCAGCAAGTGAGGTTGACTTACCCGTACCGGTTCCCCCCACAAATAGCACTAAACCACGTTTCGACATAATCACATCGGTAAGTGTAGACGGCAGCCCAAGTTCGCCAATTTCAGGTATTTTAGTAACAATACGACGAATAACCATGCCCGCTTTATCGCGCTGCCAAAATGCCGAAACACGAAAACGACCTTCGTCAGTGGCAATCGCAAAGTTGCATTCTTTCGTTGTATGAAACTCGGCTTTTTGTTTTTCACTCATTGCCGATTCAACCAACTCAAGTGATTGCTCATCGCTGAGCGGCTCATCATCAAGCGGGGTTAATTCACCATTAATTTTAGCGCTGATAGGCAGTTGGCTTGAAACAAATAAATCAGAGCCTTTTTTATCTATCATTATTTGTAAAAAGTTATTTAAAGATAAAGCCATTAGTATTCCTTAACCACCGAACTGAGTTTTGTCTTGCGCTTTAGCTTGCGCTGCAATATTGGTAACAATGCCATGATTAACTAAGTTTGTTAAACATTGATCCATTGTTTGCATTCCATGCGAAGCGCCAGTTTGAATAGACGAGTACATTTGCGCCACTTTATCTTCACGAATTAAGTTACGAATAGCAGGTACTGCAAGCATAATTTCGTGAGCAGCTACTCGCCCACCGCCAATTTTTTTAAGCAGGGTTTGCGAAATTACCGCACGTAATGATTCCGAGAGCATAGAGCGGATCATAGCTTTTTCTTCACCTGGGAATACATCTATAATACGGTCAATGGTTTTAGGTGCAGAGGTGGTGTGCAAAGTGCCAAATACTAAGTGACCAGTTTCGGCTGCTGTCATTGCCAGGCGAATGGTTTCCAGATCACGTAATTCACCAACTAATATTACATCTGGATCTTCACGAAGTGCACTGCGTAGCGCATTTTTAAAGCTATGTGTGTCGCGATGTACTTCTCGCTGGTTAATCAGACTTAATTTGTTATCGTGGACAAACTCTATTGGATCTTCAATAGTGAGAATATGGTGATGTTTTGTTTGATTTATATAATCAACCATAGCCGCTAATGTTGTCGACTTACCTGACCCTGTAGGGCCAGTTACTAATACTAAGCCGCGAGGATTATCGGCAATGGTTTTAAAAATATCGGGAGCACCTAAATCATCTAGTGTGAGCACTTCACTGGGGATCGTACGAAATACAGCGGCTGGGCCACGATGAGTATTAAAGGCATTAACACGAAAACGTGCTAAATTAGGCACTTCAAATGAAAAATCCACTTCGAGATTTTGTTCGTAGTCCTTGCGCTGGTTATCGTTCATAATATCGTAAACTAGGTTGTTTACATCTTTGTCTCCTAGTGCTGGTATATTAATACGCCGCACATCGCCGTCTACGCGTATCATAGGTGAAACCCCTGATGATAAATGTAAATCGGATGCTTTGTGTTGCACACTAAACGCCAATAATTCGGTAATATCCATTTATGACTCCACAACTAACTGATAAATATATGGTTACAATAGCAGAACGACTCACATCCGCCTACGCTAGAATTGCAGTAGCGGCAAAAAACGCCCAACGAAATAGTAACGAAATAACCTTACTTGCAGTATCAAAAACCAAACCAAGTGCCGATATTATTGCTGCCTACAAGCATGGCCAACGCCAATTTGGTGAGTCTTATGTTCAAGAGGCTGTAGATAAAATAGCGCAACTACACGCATATAGCGATATCATTTGGCATTTCATTGGCCCTATTCAATCAAATAAAAGCGCATTAGTGGCCGCCAATTTTGCTTGGGTACAAAGTGTTGATCGGATTAAAATAGCGAAACGCTTAAACAGCCAACGACCAGCCGATAAAGCCGCGCTTAATGTGCTTATTCAAGTAAATATTAGTAATGAAGAGGCTAAGTCGGGTTGCCAGCTTAATGAAGTAGCCGAACTGGCCAGTTTTATTAACCAATGTGAACAATTAACTTTACGCGGACTAATGGCTATTCCGGCTAAAAGCGATGATATTACAACGCAAACTCAATATTTTAAGCAATTACAAACTTGCTTTGATAAACTACAGACCCAATATCCTCAAGTAGATACTTTGTCGATGGGGATGAGCAATGATGTTGAAGCTGCAATTAGTGCAGGCTCAACCATGGTGAGGATCGGCACAGACATTTTTGGCACACGAACTTAAAAGGTGATAACAGATATATGTCAGATAAAACAATCGCATTTATAGGCACAGGTAATATGAGCTACGCCATTATTGGTGGCATGGTAAAAAATGGGTTTAATGCAAACAATATTATTGCCACAAACCGTAACCAAGAAAAGCTGGCCAAAGTGGCAGCCGATTTCAAGGTGAAAACCACCAGTGACAATAACGAAGCCCTGCGCGATGCTGACGTAATTGTACTTTCTGTTAAACCACAAATGATGGGCGATTTATGTAAATCGTTTCAAGAGTCGGGTGTCGACTTTAGCGATAAACTGTTTATTTCAGTAGCAGCTGGTTTAACCGTAAAACGTTTGCGCGAAATGCTTGGCCAAGACGTGAAAATGATACGTTGTATGCCTAATACACCTTCGCTACTTGGCCGTGGTGTATCCGGTTTATATGGCGCTGGCGAAACGCCAAGCGAGCACGAATTTGTACAACAAGTTTTTGAATGCACTGGCATTGTAGTGTGGGTTGAGCAAGAATCGCAAATTAACGATATTATTGCAGTTACAGGCTCATCGCCTGCTTATTTTTTCTTATTTATGGAAGCCATAGAAGAGAAAGCCAAAGCACTGGGCTTTAACGATGCAGATGCACGTCGCTTAGTACAACAAACAGCACTTGGCGCTGCCGAAATGGCACTAAGCCAACCCGATATAACCATTTCGCAGTTACGCTCAAACGTAACATCTAAAGGTGGTACTACGCATGCAGCCGTTGAACATTTAAAAGATAAAGGCTTAACCCAAACCGTTGCCGATGCCATGGATGCGTGTATTACGCGTGCACAGCAAATGGAACAAGAACTTTAAGAAGGTTAAATTATGAATGCCATGCAATTTTTAATCAGTACCCTGTTTGATCTATTTTTAATGGTGG encodes:
- the rsmE gene encoding 16S rRNA (uracil(1498)-N(3))-methyltransferase — protein: MRVPHIYQASSIALNTPVTLDDDAAGHIGRVLRMKVGEHVSIFNGEGGEYLSEIIEVTKKNVVVMPQQLNTHDVESPLKIHLGQCVSRGDKMDFTIQKSVELGITEITPIFSQRCGVKLMGDRLDKKHQQWQKIAIAAAEQSGRNFVPVVHPPVDLKQWLAQQSAAIKLTLHPRAEHSIKTITVPKDGVRFLVGPEGGFTDEEMAQTKQQNFVDIRLGPRVLRTETAALTVLSALQLQFGDLAN
- the gshB gene encoding glutathione synthase, with translation MAIKLGIISDPISGFNIKKDTGFAMMMQAQARGYEIYYMEMDDLSLRQGQAYATAAKAQVFDDPNNWYQLEQKTTIALGDLDVILMRKDPPFDTEYIYATYILERAEQAGTLIVNKPQSLRDANEKLFTAWFSEHTPDTLVTRSQKQIREFLAQHKDIILKPLDGMGGASIFRVKADDANIGVICETLTEHGSRFAMVQNYVPEITQGDKRVLVVDGEVIPYCLARIPQNGETRGNLAVGGRGEARPLSESDLKIAQAVAPTLKEKGLIFVGLDIIGDKLTEINVTAPTCVKEIEAAYDISITGILFDAIEKRLAK
- a CDS encoding YqgE/AlgH family protein, which codes for MQSLENHFLIAMPSMQDPFFKRAVTYICEHNEDGAMGLVINQPINITVGELLDKIEIDNDKTQQAAQVSVYAGGPVKTDRGFVLHSPKHGYSASQTLSSDIMITTSKDVLASLTTAQAPEQFIITLGYSGWEQGQLEQELLDNSWLIIKADPKIIFDTPVEKRWEKAVSMLGFDISQLSPEAGHA
- the ruvX gene encoding Holliday junction resolvase RuvX, with the translated sequence MTKKNFKPQGQRTVMGFDFGTKSIGIAIGQELTGSASSLKAVKAQDGIPNWDDIAVQVNEWQPDLMVVGLPLNMDGTAQEVTFKAKKFANRLHNHYAIPVETQDERLTTADAKARLFEQGGYKNLGKGKVDNMSAVIILESFFETSYGE
- a CDS encoding PilT/PilU family type 4a pilus ATPase — encoded protein: MALSLNNFLQIMIDKKGSDLFVSSQLPISAKINGELTPLDDEPLSDEQSLELVESAMSEKQKAEFHTTKECNFAIATDEGRFRVSAFWQRDKAGMVIRRIVTKIPEIGELGLPSTLTDVIMSKRGLVLFVGGTGTGKSTSLAALIGYRNRNQRGHILTIEDPIEFVHEHRKSIITQREVGLDTESFESALKSSLRQAPDVILIGEIRSQETMEYALSFAETGHLCVATLHANNANQAIDRIMHLVPKEKHDKLKYDLALNLRAIIAQQLIPTSDGQGRVAAIEILLNSPMVAELIKNGDIGGIKETMAKSKEMGMQTFDQALFELYKQQRINYADALHHADSANDLRLMIKLRNNEQQGAGFLQGVTIDGLDDKGNIS
- a CDS encoding type IV pilus twitching motility protein PilT; protein product: MDITELLAFSVQHKASDLHLSSGVSPMIRVDGDVRRINIPALGDKDVNNLVYDIMNDNQRKDYEQNLEVDFSFEVPNLARFRVNAFNTHRGPAAVFRTIPSEVLTLDDLGAPDIFKTIADNPRGLVLVTGPTGSGKSTTLAAMVDYINQTKHHHILTIEDPIEFVHDNKLSLINQREVHRDTHSFKNALRSALREDPDVILVGELRDLETIRLAMTAAETGHLVFGTLHTTSAPKTIDRIIDVFPGEEKAMIRSMLSESLRAVISQTLLKKIGGGRVAAHEIMLAVPAIRNLIREDKVAQMYSSIQTGASHGMQTMDQCLTNLVNHGIVTNIAAQAKAQDKTQFGG
- a CDS encoding YggS family pyridoxal phosphate-dependent enzyme, whose translation is MTPQLTDKYMVTIAERLTSAYARIAVAAKNAQRNSNEITLLAVSKTKPSADIIAAYKHGQRQFGESYVQEAVDKIAQLHAYSDIIWHFIGPIQSNKSALVAANFAWVQSVDRIKIAKRLNSQRPADKAALNVLIQVNISNEEAKSGCQLNEVAELASFINQCEQLTLRGLMAIPAKSDDITTQTQYFKQLQTCFDKLQTQYPQVDTLSMGMSNDVEAAISAGSTMVRIGTDIFGTRT
- the proC gene encoding pyrroline-5-carboxylate reductase — its product is MSDKTIAFIGTGNMSYAIIGGMVKNGFNANNIIATNRNQEKLAKVAADFKVKTTSDNNEALRDADVIVLSVKPQMMGDLCKSFQESGVDFSDKLFISVAAGLTVKRLREMLGQDVKMIRCMPNTPSLLGRGVSGLYGAGETPSEHEFVQQVFECTGIVVWVEQESQINDIIAVTGSSPAYFFLFMEAIEEKAKALGFNDADARRLVQQTALGAAEMALSQPDITISQLRSNVTSKGGTTHAAVEHLKDKGLTQTVADAMDACITRAQQMEQEL